A segment of the Bartonella henselae str. Houston-1 genome:
TGGAAAGGTGTTTAGCCATGTCTAAGGTAATGTGGTATTCTTTTACTTTTCCACCGTTTTCTAAATTTTTAGAAAGCGTTATAAAGTTTATGTTTTCCAAAAACTTACATTCTTTAATGCGATTTTTAATCCAGTCATTAAAGCGGGCTTTTATCTCTAAAAATGCATGCAATTCGCGTGCATTGACTGTTTGAACAATCTCTTGTCCAATTGCTTGTTCTGATATTTTAATGAGAGTCATTGTAAACTCCTTGTGGGTTAGATGTTTGTTAATGACACTCGAAAAGAGTGCCGGGTGCTAACAAACACGGCCACAAGCCCGTCGCTATGCTTTTCCCATTAAGGGTATTTTATGGCATAGCTACACCCGACAAGCCATTTATATGCTATACGCATATAATGAGTCAAAGCCTTTAATGCGCGGAGAAAAGATTGTGTCGGCAATCTACCCGCTTGTGGATTCAAGGTGTTTGTTAGGCCCCTGATTCGATTATTCATATTGTCGCCACATTGTCAAGCAGTAATATTACATTTTTCTCAATTATATAAGTACGTCTTTACTTCATTTGTCGACTCGCTTTAGATTTTCCGCTTCACTTTTTTATTTATAGCGGAGGGGAAAATAATGCTTGATACACTTAATATAATTGCGATGATCGTGTGCTTGTTATCATTGCCAATGATGATTGTCGGACTCGTTTTAGTATGTATAAAGAAATGGCGGAAAAACGGACTAAAAACTCTTGGTATTGGAGTTCTATTATTTATCAGCTCTGCAATAGTAGGTGCTTCTGTACACAAAGACAAACCAGATCAAGTTGCACACAATAATGAAATTGTTTCTTCTTCCTCAACTTCGTCAATAGATGTTAGCTCTCAAGATGAAAGCATGACTCAGGTACCAGCTGAGAGTATTGATAAACAAATCACCTCCATTCAAGACAATAAATCAGATGAAAATGATGGATTAGGCTTTTGGGGATGGTTTTGGTTAATTTTCTTTGCGTTTTTTGCATTTTCCATTTTCGCTTATTGGCAAGATAAACGCAAAAAACGTTTTGAAGAGAAAGTTCCAGAACAGGTTTCAATGTCGCTCCCTCCTGCACATCCTTCTTCTTATTTCTCAGTCGTTAATAAAACATCTCCGGCATTTAAAAACGAACGATTGGAAAAGGGGATCAAGATTTTTCTCCTTTGTGCTCTATTGATTGGGGGCGTAGTAGCAATAATAAGTATTTCACCATGGTTATTAGTAGCCACTATTATTGTTTTACTTTTGGGGGTCGCTGTCCATTCTGAAAATAAAAAAGTAAAGCTTTTTGAAGAACAAGTTGCGATGTTGCAACCAGACATTCCTCCCTCTAATTTTGAGGAAGGATGTAAAATGCTTCAAGAACTTGACGCAAGTGAGTATGATTATCGTTTAGCACGCAATGAAAAACTGTTGGGAGTTCAAGAACGCGTTTCCTTTGATATTAGTAAAAAGACCAGACTTTTGGGACGTCTTTTGGTTACAGATAAAGCTATTGTATTTGAAAGTCCCGAAAGGAATGAAAGGACTACTTGGACACGAATTGCATCAGTAGCTATAACATACAAAGGATGCCAAATCAGTCGCCGTACCGGTGTTCCACTGAATTACCAATTCACTGCTTTTTCAAGTCCAAGGTTTACAGCAGTAATTCGAACGCTTGGATAGCCTTATTGATTTTAAACACACCAAACAAAGATACCTCATTGTTTTTGCTCCCGTAAAATAAGTTTATACATACCGGATTCTGAAGCTTGGACATCTGAGACAATGAAGTATTCTTGAGAGGCGTCTTCAGTGTTTTCAGGCGCCATCACAACAACGCTATCTTGAGGTTTTGGTGGTATTCCCCCGATATCATTGATACAAAGATCAAGTTCCTTTTTTGCGATTGTGGTGGGGATTCTGCCACCAGCCTCCGATTCCGAATGTTTAATGGTGTAAATCGCTGTAATTTGAAACGATTGTTGATTATCCTTTCGCGTGTAGATGACGGGTTGCCCAAAGGTGTTGCGCACGTCTTGAATCATTTTATGAAGCAACCCATGCCATCGCATGTTATTTTCCTCCACTGACCGCTTTAAAGAGCATTTCAGGACGCGTGCAAATATAAAGCGGATAGCTATAGACCTCCGGTTTTACCCATGCATTACGGTCGTTATCAACGATCAACATGGTGTAGAGAGGTTTTCCAACCGTGTTGGCAAAATCCAAACTTTCTCCTGGTGCAAAGGTTTTTTGAAACACTCCCGGTGCATTGGCAGGCAAGAATTGACATTCATCAGGCTTAATGCCTATGGCGCGCTTTGTTCCAGCCTTCGCACTCACATTATAGTTGTGAATGCTCCGGTAATTAATGAAAGTGACGCCCGCAAAGTCAAAACTGCCAAAGCTCCCAGAGCCAATCGCACTTGGTGTTGCAACACCTCCAGCACTATTTAAAGTTTGTGCAAGAGCTGTGTTGAGATAAGTCTCACGAATTGTTTTATGGTTTTTCAATTTGGAGAAAAATTCATTTCCACAAAGCCCAATAATGCGTGAACGATCAGAAAATGCTCCCTTTGAAGCTTCAATCATTTTCATAATGACTTGATCAACATGATCCGCAACATTTGTTGTTTCATTATTGAGTTTAAAATCAATCGGCTTTGGTGGTGCGATTTCCCATTCCTTGTACCAATCGACAATAACAGAGCCATCGGCATCAAGCACAACACCCTGGACAGCGCCAAGTTGCATGTTTTCCCATGTCAATTCGATTTCAGAAATCAGTTTCTTTTGTTTTCTGGCAATATATTTCATTGCCGTCTCTAACTGGTCTTCTGTACCAAATTCCCGTCGGTTCTGGATTTCCTCTGATTTCACCGTATCACTTTTGGCAATACGTGTTGTTTTGAAAAAGCGGAGATTCCGCCCATCTCTATCACCTTCAACCAAGGGGGCGCCACGTTCACTGGTTTGAATCAAGGACAATGTATTGTCACGTCTTTCAATACCAACCACTGTGGTGCTTGTTTCCACTTCCTCAAAAAGATTAAGAGAACTAATGAGACCCGGTTGAAACTCATAGTTTTCAATCGCTTTCATCATTGTGGTGGCAGAGAAAGCATCATGTTTAAAAAAATTCATATCCATGTGCGCATTCTCCTATCGAAATAGAATGTTGTTATGGTCTTCTAAAAACTGAATGGCATCTTTCTTCTGATCGTCTGTGATGGCATCTGGCCATAGCAGTTCAGAAGCTTTTACGGTGCATAAGCGTGCTGTAATCACCGCGCGTTGATCTGCCTCTGTTGCATCAACAGTGGCAAAAGAAATCCCAACAGGTCTTGTACTGCCATCTGATGCTGATGGATTAAGAGGAACATATTTTCCTGTTGCCATTATTTTTCCCATAACAGTGCCGGCTTCAATGAATGCTCCTGATGCAAATATCACTTCTTCATTGGACATATCCGGATCGTAGGGTCCAAGATAAGCACCATTGCGTACGTCTTCATAAAAAACTTGACTCATTTTATTGCCCTCCAAGCTGTTTCCCATTTTGCATGAATTTTTTCCTTGCTCGTCCCATCCCTATGAGGAGCTGTGGTTGATAGTTTTAAAGATGCGCTTTTCGAGACAGCGGCGGTTAAAACAACATTTTTTGCTTTCTCAACACTCATGCCGCTTTTAATGGCTTTTGCTGCATCAAAAGAAACGCCTAAGCGCTTTGCTTGCCTTTCAAGGTTTGTCAGTGCCTCGCCACGTTTTCTTTCCTTTTCAAGAGCAGCTTTTACGCTTTCCTGTTTATCTTCGTCCTCATCTTCGTCTTCGTCGAAGTCTTCATCAATGTCGCTCTTGTTTTCGTCCTCTTCGTCTTCGTTGATGACGTCGACAACTTTTTCATCATCATCTTCTTCGGCGCGGTATTGTGTGCGTGCCATGTGTTTTGTCCTTCTTTTGTTGCTGTTGGGGTTTGTGATATGGAATCCGTTAAGGCTTCCAAAGCTTGCGCAAGGGTGCCCTGCGCATCTGCTAATCCAAGCTCTAAAGCTTGGATGCCTATAAAAGTTTCTGCTTTTGTGTCACGAATTGCGTCCGCACTCAGAGGTCTGTTTTTTGCAACCCAATCGACAAACATCTCGTAGAGCAGGGCACAATCGGCTTGCATTTTTATCTGTGCTGTATCGCTCAAGGGTTCGTGAGAATTGCCATGCGTTTTGTGATCACCTTCAAAAACAAAGGTCCATTTAAGTCCCTGTTTCTCATCTGCAAGAGATTGGTCAAGATGGGCGCAAACAACCCCAATGGAACCCACAACACCTGTGCGTGCAATCCATATTTGAGAAGCTGCACAAGCAATGGCATAAGCTGCCGAACAAGCAAATTCATTGGCATGCGCCCAAATGGGCTTGGCATATTGTTTTGAAAGGGTTTGAAACTCTTCAACCAAATCAAAGATGCCACCGGCTTCTCCACCACCACTATCAATATCAAGTAAGACAGCATTCACATCAGGCTGTGCAATGGCTTCACGAAAAGAAGCCCTTAAACCTTCATAAGAAGTCAAGCCCGATAAAGCTCCAAGCCATGCGCTACGGCGTACAAGTGTGCCATGAACCGGTATGATGGCAATATTGTTTTGGACCACGTAAGTTTCTGGTGGTCTGAAAGCTTCTGTATTACCTTGCGAATAAGCTTCAATGGGAAACTTTTCACCTGCAAAAAGGCGTGGTGCAAGAGCATTAAGGATGATATCAAGCTTTGTGGAGGCAAGCATGTGTGGAACCACAAAAAGCCGTGATGCCAAAAACGGCATGTCGAGATTATTCACCATTTTTGTGTGCCTCGCTGCCTTGGTTGCTTTCATAAGTCTCTGAAGGGTCTGAATCTGTGGTATCAATTATTTGATTGTCACC
Coding sequences within it:
- a CDS encoding major capsid protein: MDMNFFKHDAFSATTMMKAIENYEFQPGLISSLNLFEEVETSTTVVGIERRDNTLSLIQTSERGAPLVEGDRDGRNLRFFKTTRIAKSDTVKSEEIQNRREFGTEDQLETAMKYIARKQKKLISEIELTWENMQLGAVQGVVLDADGSVIVDWYKEWEIAPPKPIDFKLNNETTNVADHVDQVIMKMIEASKGAFSDRSRIIGLCGNEFFSKLKNHKTIRETYLNTALAQTLNSAGGVATPSAIGSGSFGSFDFAGVTFINYRSIHNYNVSAKAGTKRAIGIKPDECQFLPANAPGVFQKTFAPGESLDFANTVGKPLYTMLIVDNDRNAWVKPEVYSYPLYICTRPEMLFKAVSGGK
- a CDS encoding head-tail joining protein, with protein sequence MRWHGLLHKMIQDVRNTFGQPVIYTRKDNQQSFQITAIYTIKHSESEAGGRIPTTIAKKELDLCINDIGGIPPKPQDSVVVMAPENTEDASQEYFIVSDVQASESGMYKLILREQKQ
- a CDS encoding S49 family peptidase yields the protein MVNNLDMPFLASRLFVVPHMLASTKLDIILNALAPRLFAGEKFPIEAYSQGNTEAFRPPETYVVQNNIAIIPVHGTLVRRSAWLGALSGLTSYEGLRASFREAIAQPDVNAVLLDIDSGGGEAGGIFDLVEEFQTLSKQYAKPIWAHANEFACSAAYAIACAASQIWIARTGVVGSIGVVCAHLDQSLADEKQGLKWTFVFEGDHKTHGNSHEPLSDTAQIKMQADCALLYEMFVDWVAKNRPLSADAIRDTKAETFIGIQALELGLADAQGTLAQALEALTDSISQTPTATKEGQNTWHAHNTAPKKMMMKKLSTSSTKTKRTKTRATLMKTSTKTKMRTKINRKA
- a CDS encoding head decoration protein, giving the protein MSQVFYEDVRNGAYLGPYDPDMSNEEVIFASGAFIEAGTVMGKIMATGKYVPLNPSASDGSTRPVGISFATVDATEADQRAVITARLCTVKASELLWPDAITDDQKKDAIQFLEDHNNILFR